A stretch of Spirosoma oryzicola DNA encodes these proteins:
- a CDS encoding ankyrin repeat domain-containing protein, translated as MSFYSARPEDLFFDAARKGDVAYIKQLLDANTEVNIQDGRGFTPLTIAAYDGHAEVTKMLLDAGADPNVQDVSGNTALMGISFKGYPEIARMLIDKGADLDLQNGNGGTALMFATMFGRNQLVKLLLEYGADTSLRDIRNMTAFDLAVQQGNEEALQLFQQINHRASE; from the coding sequence ATGTCTTTTTATTCAGCCCGCCCTGAAGATCTTTTTTTTGACGCTGCCCGCAAAGGTGACGTCGCCTACATCAAACAACTACTCGACGCCAACACGGAGGTGAATATACAGGATGGACGCGGGTTCACCCCCCTAACCATTGCCGCCTACGACGGCCACGCCGAAGTCACAAAGATGCTGCTCGACGCGGGCGCTGATCCAAACGTGCAGGACGTTAGCGGGAACACGGCTCTGATGGGAATCTCGTTTAAGGGTTATCCGGAAATTGCCCGTATGCTCATTGACAAAGGCGCAGACCTGGATTTGCAGAACGGAAACGGCGGCACCGCTCTGATGTTTGCTACCATGTTTGGCCGAAATCAACTGGTAAAGCTGCTGCTCGAATACGGGGCCGACACCTCACTGCGGGACATTCGCAACATGACGGCGTTTGATCTGGCCGTTCAGCAGGGTAATGAAGAAGCTCTGCAATTGTTTCAGCAAA